One Planktothrix sp. FACHB-1365 DNA segment encodes these proteins:
- a CDS encoding sigma-54-dependent Fis family transcriptional regulator translates to MTASHNDVLEAGRIYKSTGAIPSRMLRSKIYRAWERSHLQGANPYALQAEKLSRSDTEHLITKNSDLMQLAKPYIRMLSQAAGTERHAVMLSDNQALLLDVVGDQQTVHGTEAFPEPGSWLSESVAGANGIGTPLAEADYVEIISAEHFIEGFHPFTCQGIPLRNDKQEIIGVLSISMRCADAGQRLKEILLCASHGVEADLLSANLEKDVRRVLKSNPDEYQPLEDLRQDIIQAHHAARLKLEVVSRMVAVNRLDYAMQLVRQAEDSIELFRRRAEIWRNLASFEMGRVQPVSLTDQISNLIDLLSTEVAIRQVEIVTQWDEPIIVMGDPRSLLRYLLRYFLQAFEQAGKGGKVELVVNKTSDLELVKVSFMAISALQLAASAPQLQFFYLPINRT, encoded by the coding sequence ATGACAGCTTCCCACAATGATGTATTAGAAGCCGGACGCATCTACAAATCCACTGGAGCCATTCCGTCTCGGATGTTGCGCTCAAAAATTTATCGAGCTTGGGAGCGCTCACATTTGCAAGGAGCTAACCCCTATGCGCTCCAAGCGGAAAAACTATCCCGTTCAGATACCGAACATCTAATCACAAAAAATAGTGATTTGATGCAATTGGCTAAACCTTACATCCGTATGCTCTCACAGGCGGCGGGTACAGAACGTCATGCTGTTATGTTGAGTGATAACCAAGCACTCTTACTGGATGTCGTCGGTGACCAGCAGACTGTACACGGGACAGAAGCTTTTCCAGAACCGGGTTCTTGGTTATCAGAATCTGTCGCAGGTGCGAATGGAATTGGTACACCCCTAGCAGAAGCAGATTATGTAGAAATTATTAGCGCCGAGCATTTTATTGAGGGGTTTCATCCATTCACCTGTCAAGGAATTCCTTTGCGGAATGACAAACAGGAAATTATTGGTGTGCTCAGTATCTCTATGCGTTGTGCAGATGCTGGACAAAGGCTCAAAGAGATATTGCTCTGTGCCTCTCACGGCGTTGAAGCGGACTTATTGAGCGCCAACTTAGAAAAAGATGTTCGTCGTGTATTAAAGTCTAATCCTGATGAATATCAGCCATTGGAAGATTTACGTCAGGATATCATTCAAGCCCATCATGCAGCCCGGTTAAAACTTGAAGTGGTATCACGGATGGTAGCGGTTAACCGTTTAGACTATGCGATGCAATTGGTAAGACAGGCTGAAGACTCAATTGAACTGTTTCGTCGTCGGGCCGAAATTTGGCGAAATCTCGCATCTTTTGAGATGGGCAGAGTTCAGCCGGTGTCACTCACAGATCAGATCTCCAATTTAATTGATCTTCTCTCCACGGAAGTGGCTATCCGTCAGGTAGAAATTGTTACCCAATGGGACGAGCCTATCATAGTTATGGGTGATCCTAGAAGCCTTTTACGTTATCTCCTGCGTTATTTTCTCCAAGCCTTTGAACAGGCAGGGAAGGGTGGAAAAGTAGAATTGGTGGTTAATAAAACCTCGGATTTGGAGTTAGTTAAAGTCAGTTTTATGGCGATTTCAGCCCTTCAACTTGCTGCATCAGCACCCCAGTTACAGTTTTTTTATCTACCTATTAACAGGACTTAG